One genomic segment of Actinomycetota bacterium includes these proteins:
- a CDS encoding ATP-binding protein, giving the protein MREISLHILDAVQNSIEADANKIYIKIREDYNQDKLIIKIEDNGKGMTPEFLRDVLDPFKTTRKTRHVGLGLPLFSAAAKNCSGDFKIDSRKGKGTKITATFQHSNIDRAPLGDMVSTMLAILCSDKEFDLYYNHQVNNKKFEFNTQEIKKILGNIPLANINVIKWLKSYLKYNFKELYKNGGVLIAKN; this is encoded by the coding sequence CATATTTTAGATGCAGTTCAGAATTCAATCGAGGCTGATGCAAATAAAATATATATAAAAATAAGAGAAGATTATAATCAGGATAAATTAATAATTAAGATAGAAGATAATGGAAAAGGAATGACTCCAGAATTTTTAAGAGATGTTCTTGACCCTTTTAAAACGACTAGAAAAACGAGACATGTAGGATTGGGACTACCACTTTTTTCAGCAGCAGCAAAAAATTGCAGTGGTGATTTTAAAATTGATTCAAGAAAGGGGAAAGGAACAAAAATCACTGCTACTTTTCAACATAGTAACATTGATAGAGCACCTCTTGGAGACATGGTAAGTACCATGTTAGCCATACTATGTTCAGACAAAGAATTCGACCTTTACTATAATCATCAGGTAAATAATAAAAAATTTGAATTTAATACACAAGAAATAAAAAAAATATTAGGTAACATACCTTTAGCAAATATTAATGTTATAAAGTGGTTAAAATCTTATCTTAAGTATAATTTTAAAGAGTTATATAAAAATGGAGGTGTTTTGATTGCAAAAAATTAA